One segment of Trachemys scripta elegans isolate TJP31775 chromosome 1, CAS_Tse_1.0, whole genome shotgun sequence DNA contains the following:
- the CHRNA10 gene encoding neuronal acetylcholine receptor subunit alpha-10 — protein sequence MDLNSCLLSLGFLGICVSPGCSGAQGKFAYKLLHDLFANYSNALRPVEDTDRALNVTLQITLSQIIDMDERNQVLTAYLWIRQVWVDAYLTWDKDDYDGIDTIRIPSSYVWRPDIVLYNNADDQFTGSMETNVVIRYDGQVMWDSPAITKSSCKVDVSYFPFDGQQCRLTFGSWTYNGNQIDLLNGLDTGDLTDFVDNVEWEVLGMPAKRNVIIYGCCSEPYPDITYTLLLKRRASFYIFNLLLPCIMISFLAPLGFYLPADSGEKVSLGVTVLLALTVFQLLVAESMPPSENVPLIGKYYIATMTMITASTALTIFIMNIHHCGPGAKPVPKWAKKFILQYMARLFFVYEVGESCKSPKRQLGHLPTVQVVSGRAAKEEQKAQTTEEDSDATCREKSPQQELLPQKFSSPSGQQDWKETGARMNLECGREGQQYQVCGKSPCLCHHNSLMRNVEYIANCFRDQKAAQKRSGEWKKVAKVMDRIFMWIFFIMVFFMSMLIMAKAI from the exons GCTGCTCAGGGGCTCAGGGAAAATTCGCCTACAAGCTGCTCCATGACTTGTTTGCCAACTACTCCAACGCTCTGCGGCCAGTGGAGGACACAGACCGGGCGCTGAACGTGACCCTGCAGATCACCCTATCCCAGATCATCGACATG GACGAGAGGAACCAGGTCCTGACTGCCTATCTGTGGATCCGGCAGGTGTGGGTGGACGCCTACCTGACCTGGGATAAGGACGATTACGATGGGATCGACACCATCCGCATACCTAGTAGTTACGTATGGAGACCTGACATAGTCCTGTATAACAA CGCCGACGACCAGTTCACGGGATCCATGGAGACCAACGTGGTGATCCGCTACGACGGGCAGGTGATGTGGGACTCCCCTGCCATCACCAAGAGCTCCTGCAAGGTGGACGTCTCCTATTTCCCCTTCGACGGGCAGCAGTGCCGACTGACCTTCGGCTCGTGGACCTACAACGGCAACCAGATCGACCTCCTGAATGGGCTGGACACGGGCGACCTGACGGACTTCGTGGACAACGtggagtgggaggtgctgggcatGCCGGCCAAGAGGAACGTCATCATCTACGGCTGCTGCTCGGAGCCCTACCCTGACATCACCTACACGCTGCTCCTCAAGCGACGCGCCTCCTTCTACATCTTcaacctgctcctgccctgcatCATGATCTCCTTCCTGGCCCCGCTGGGCTTCTACCTCCCAGCCGACTCCGGGGAGAAGGTCTCCTTGGGGGTGACGGTCCTGCTGGCGCTCACCGTCTTCCAGCTGCTGGTGGCAGAGAGCATGCCGCCCTCCGAGAACGTGCCGCTGATCG GGAAGTATTACATCGCCACCATGACCATGATCACGGCCTCCACCGCGCTGACCATATTCATCATGAACATTCACCACTGCGGCCCAGGAGCCAAGCCCGTGCCCAAGTGGGCCAAGAAGTTCATCCTGCAGTACATGGCCCGGCTATTCTTTGTCTACGAGGTGGGGGAGAGCTGCAAAAGTCCCAAACGGCAACTGGGCCACCTGCCCACGGTCCAGGTGGTGAGCGGCAGGGCCGCCAAGGAGGAGCAGAAAGCCCAGACGACGGAGGAGGACTCGGACGCGACGTGCCGGGAGAAGTCTCCGCAGCAGGAGTTGCTGCCACAGAAATTCAGCAGTCCCTCTGGCCAGCAGGACTGGAAAGAGACTGGGGCACGTATGAACCTAGAGTGCGGCCGGGAGGGGCAGCAGTATCAAGTCTGTGGGAAGAGCCCGTGCCTTTGCCACCACAACAGCCTGATGAGGAACGTCGAGTACATCGCCAACTGCTTCCGGGACCAAAAGGCGGCTCAGAAACGGAGCGGTGAGTGGAAGAAAGTGGCCAAGGTCATGGATCGCATCTTCATGTGGATCTTCTTTATTATGGTCTTCTTCATGAGCATGCTCATCATGGCCAAAGCCATCTGA